The genomic interval TCCAATGCCTACAATCAGCGCATAAGCAGATTTGATTGCTACTGTCGCTACTGAACCACTAAATACTTCACTCATGATTTTATCTCCCTTGCTGAGGTTGGTTCCCCGGAAAACAGGAAGTAGAAAGTAGAGAGTAGAAAGTAGAAAGTAAAGAAAACATCACTCCTCACGCCTATCTCCTTACCTCCCACCTTCTATCTCCTACCTACTATTTTCATTCTCATTTGTGAACCCACGGTTCATGAACGTTTCCCCTGAAAATAGCGAATTAGTGAATTAGAGATTAGTGAATTAGTATAGTATCCACAGACTCGTATCCTATGGTGTAGAACAGATATTCCCCCTTAATAAAGGGGGTTAGGGGGTTGTCCTTCTCCCATTTTCATTGCCCTTTGTGAGCCCTGGCTCATGTCCGTTTCCCCTGAAAATCGAGACTCGGGACTCGGGGTTCGGGACTCGGGAAGGCTGGTAGGCGCAGGCTTCAGCCTGATTTCACCTGAACCATCAAACCATCAAACTATCAAACCCATTTTCATCCCCCTTTGTGCCCTGCAGAGGCATGTCCGTTTCCCCTTATTTTTCTATCCTTTAATATTGCCTTTGCGACTAATATGTCCTGAGGCACGGTAATTTTGATGTTCTCATAATCCCCTTTTACCCATTTTACCTTCCCACCCAATCGTCTGATTAATAAGGCATCATCTGTGGCATAAAAATTATCTTGATATGCCTTTTCGTAAGCATCTCTGATTAAATCATATTTAAAAACCTGTGGTGTTTGAATCATCACCAAACTATCTCTATCCCATGTTTCTTCAATCCACTCACCACCATTTATTGATTTAATCGTATCTACTGGCGTAACACCAGGTATCGCTCCACCTGTCTGTCTTGCCTCAGCAATAGTTTCATCTATTAACCGCTGGGTAATAAATGGTCTGGCTCCATCATGAATAAGAACTAATTCTGTCTCAGGAAGAACTTTTCTTAATCCATTATAGACCGAATCCTGTCGCTGTTCCCCGCCCGGGATAACCTCATTTACCTTTATAAACCTATATTTTTCTACAATCTCTCGCTGAGTATAGGCAATATCATCTTGTGGAACAACGAGTATAATGTAATCAATAGATATTGATTCAGATAAAATTTTTAAAGGATAGTAAATCAATGGATGATTGTTAATCATAATAAATGATTTAGGTATCTGGCTACTCATTCTTTCGCCTTTACCTGCGGCAACCAGGATAGCACAAATCTTCATTATCTTCTCCTTTTATTTGGTAATTGGTAATTGGTAATTGGTAACTGGTAATTGGTAACTGGTAACTGGTAATTGGTAATTGGTAATTGGTAATTGGTAACTGGTAATTGGTAATTGGTAATTGGTAACTGGTAATTGGTAATTGGTAACTGGTAACTGGTAATTGGTAATTGGTAATTGGGTTAAATATCGCAAAAATTCGATAAATTTGTCGATTTTATCGAAATCTCTTTATCAACCATTTTTCAAAAACCGGGTCAGCTATTTTGTATATTCCTCTTGTTTGTTTCAAAATTAACCCTTTTGTCATCAGATATTCCAAATATTTACTTACTACATTTATTCCTTCTCCCAAATTTCTGGAAATATCATTTAATTTCTCTACTTGATGTTCTACCATACCTCTTAATACTGCTCGTTCCTTATCACTTAACTTATAAAATTCTTCTTCAAAAATTATACTCCCTTCTTCATCAAGTACTTCTTCAAAAGATACTTTGACTATTTCAGTATCAATCATTTCATCTGTTGGTCTTCTTTGTAATTGCCTGCCTAACAATTGGAGATAAAATGGTATTCCATT from bacterium carries:
- the ispD gene encoding 2-C-methyl-D-erythritol 4-phosphate cytidylyltransferase; protein product: MKICAILVAAGKGERMSSQIPKSFIMINNHPLIYYPLKILSESISIDYIILVVPQDDIAYTQREIVEKYRFIKVNEVIPGGEQRQDSVYNGLRKVLPETELVLIHDGARPFITQRLIDETIAEARQTGGAIPGVTPVDTIKSINGGEWIEETWDRDSLVMIQTPQVFKYDLIRDAYEKAYQDNFYATDDALLIRRLGGKVKWVKGDYENIKITVPQDILVAKAILKDRKIRGNGHASAGHKGG